From the Selenomonas sp. oral taxon 920 genome, the window CTTTTGTGGAGAGCAAGGTGCGCACCGACTTGCAGATGATTCGTGTGAACGGTGCCATCGTTGGTGCGTTTGTTGGAATGGGGTTGTCGCTTATCGTGAGATTTGCAGAAAGGATGTGGGGGTTATGACACGAACGTGGAACAAGGCGGATACGGCTCTGTTGACTTCCTTCGTATTCTTTCTGTTCGCCCTTGGATTACATCTATGGTTTTCTGCGGTACTTTGGGCGGAGGGTCTGCTCATGGTCAGTGAGGCGGCTCTGGTTGGCGGAGTTGCAGACTGGTTTGCCGTCACGGCACTCTTTCGAAAGCCTCTGGGGTTTCCTTACCATACAGCCATATTGCCGCGCAGACGGGACAACTTTATCCATGCGATCACCATTATGGTGCAAAAGGAATTTTTTTCCCGTCGGAAGATTTTTCGACATATTGAAAAGATTCATCTGATTCCGATGCTGCAGGAGTTTTTGCATAAAAAAAAGACGGAAGAGCAGTTGACCGGAACAGTCCTTCACTTTGTCCGTGCAGCATTTTTTCGAAAAAACAATAAAAAGGTAATTTCCTATCTGTCTGTACGGTTCAAAAATTTACTTTTGCGTGAGGATCCGTCAGAGCTCATGAATCGCTTTGCTGCGCTGTCCAGAACAAATGCATGGGCTCAGCAGATGCTCTCCCGCATTTCCCTGCTCCTCGCGCGAGAGGTATCCACAGAGGAGACGCGGCAGTCCATTCGGGAGGTGCTTGCGGAACTCGAGCGGGAAAAGATTGGTGTCGGTTTTTTATCGCGTCTGCTTGAGGTGACGAATACAGTCAATCTCGACGAGGGCGCAGATCTGATTCAGAGACATACCTGCAACATTTTGGAAGAATTTGGAAGAGACGGATCTCCATTACAGGAAAATGCGATTGCACTCATCCATGACTGCTTGTTGGAGCTGCAGCAGGACAATGAGCTTCTGCAGCTTGTACGCGAACTGCAGGAACGACTTTCTCGTGAGCTTCCAATTGATGAAACGCTCACGCGTCTCTTTCATGGTATGCGGAAACACTTCCAGATGGATTTAAAGCGGGAAGTCGATCCGATCGAGGAGCATATGCCGGAGTTCTATATGCATTTGCGGAGCATCCTACACGTTGAATATCAGCATATGCTCTATCTGGTTGAGACGCATCCAGAGCTGCAGAAGATCATCGCAAAGGTACTCTATGACCTCTTGGCACGCTCTGCGCTCCACGCACAGACGCTCGTTGGTGTTATTGTCGGCAATGTTCTGTCCCGTCTCACAGACGATGAACTCAATCATCTCATCTATGACAAGGTAGAGCAGGATCTCTTGTGGATTCGGGTCAATGGCTCTCTCGTCGGCGGCTGTATTGGACTCCTGCTTTTTATCTCTATGAATCTGCTTGCGTAATCAGATAAAGTACATGAGATTCTCATTGCTCTCCTCACGGTTCAGTGCCGTAAGGAGATCTTCCAATGAGATGCCATTCAGTGTCTCGTATATACTTTTATCCAGCACATCAAAGACCGTACGGGAGAGGATATGATTGAGCGGCTCCATTTTTTCGGATGCTGCTCCGGTCTTTTCGATCAGGGAGATCTCAATAGAGGAGAGAATGTCATAGGCTGTAATCTGACGCGGCTGGCGGGAGAGCTGATACCCTCCCTGAGAGCCCTTAATCGAGTTGACAAGCTTGCTGCGCTTGAGAAGGGAAAACACCTGCTCAAGGTATATTTTAGAGATACCAAGATGATCAGAAATGCTGATGATCGTAATGGGGGAGGAGGTTTCGTAGTTGCGTGCGAGATATACCATAGCAGCAATTCCATAGCGTCCTTTTGCGGAGATTTTCATTGACTCATCCTCTTTCCATAAAACATAGTTTTTCTATTGATATAATATGTTAAAAATAAAAAAATGTCAAACAAAAAATCCCTTCTCGTATGAGGAAGGGATTTTGTATTACAGATATAATCTCAACGCTTCGAGAATTGGGATGCCTTACGTGCCTTCTTGAGACCGTACTTGCGACGTTCCTTCTCACGCGGATCACGCGTGACGAAGCCTGCTTTTTTGAGAGCAGGGCGCAGTTCTGCATCCATTTCGATGAGTGCACGCGTAATGCCATGGCGAATTGCACCGGCCTGACCAGATGCACCACCGCCGGATACGTTGGCAATCACATCGTATTTATCAACTGTTTCGGTCAGATTGAGCGGCTGACGAACGATCAGTTCGAGCGTCTTCAGACCAAAGTATTCTGCCATTTCACGACCGTTGATCGTAACCTTGCCGTCGCCCGGAACGAGGCGAACGCGTGCAACTGAGGTCTTGCGGCGACCCGTGCCGTAGTAAGTGACTTGTGCCATCGAACAGATTCCTCCTTTTACGAAACTCAGCGAATATCAAACGCCAGCGATTCGGGCTTCTGTGCTGCATGGGGATGCTCGGGACCGACGTAAACATTCAGCTTACGGAAGATCTGTGCGCCGAGGCTGTTCTTCGGCAGCATACCCTTGACAGCGTGTTCGATGACGCGGGTCGGAAAGCGATCGAGCATCTGACCGGCAGTCGTAAAGGTCGTGCCGCCCTGATAGCCGGAGTGACGGAAGTAGGTCTTGTCCGTCAGCTTCTTTCCCGTGAACTTGACTTTCTCAGCATTGATAACGATGACATAATCGCCGGTATCAACGTGCGGCGTGTAGATGGGCTTGTTCTTGCCGCGCAGAACCTTTGCAATCTCTGCCGCAAGACGGCCGACTGTCTGATTCTCGGCATCTACAACATACCACTTGCGTTCAATATCGGCGGCTTTCGCCATAACCGTGGTTTTCACGTAATTCCCCCCTATGAGAGTAAGAGCATTCAATATGTAGAGTTGATGCAATATCCGCTCATGCCTCCGGGGCTAATGGATACATGAAAAATATCACACGTTGCTATTCTAAAAAATTTTGACTGGAATGTCAAGGCATTTTATCCATTGCGTACTTTACTTTTTCTGCGATGCCGCACATTTTTTTCTTTGGCACGGAGCAAGCCGCAATACGTACGCCCATTTTCAGAGGTACAGCGAAAATGAGATCCTCGTGGAGCAGGTTGCAGACCGCCTGCGGATCTGCTGCCGGAATGGCGAGGAAGAAACCGCCCTTATAGGGGAGTGCGGGAAGTCCGCACTGTGCCGCTTCCTGCATAAAGATATCGCCGCGTTCCTGCACGAGGTGATAGAGTGCATCCCGTTCCGCCTCGTATGAGGCATAGGCAGTCTTGTCCTGTTGGATACGCGTCAGGAGTGTCATCGCACCGCGGTTGATGTTCGACCACGTCGCTCGTGCCGCATACTTGCTGATCTCGCCGAACTCATCGATGACTGCCTTGCTCGAAGAGAGCGCGATCAGTGCACCGCAGCGCTGTCCATAGAACGTGTATGCCTTGGACATGGAGAAGGAAAAGAGCGTCAGGATGTTTTCCGGCAGATTGGAGAACTTCTGCATAAAGGCGCGTGCTTCGTGCTTTTCTCCCGCAAAGTCGATGTAGGCGATGTCGACGAGCAGATGGATTTTCTTTCCTGCAGCGGCATGTTTCTTCACGCAGTCCAGCACATGATCCCAGTCCTCGGAGGAGAGGCTGTACCCTGTTGGATTGTGTGCCGGTGTATTGAGGATGATGAGCAGACTTTCCTGCTTCTTGAGGAGTGCGTCAACCGAGGCTGCAAATGCCGTATGGTTGAAGTTGTTTGCCTCATCAAAGAGTTGGAAGTTTGTCACAGAGGAGCCAAGTTCCTGACAGATGACATTGTACGTTCCCCAGAACCAATCTGAGGTGAGCACCTGATCGCCCTTTTCCACATAGTTGTCGACAGCAGTACGCAGTGCGCCCGTTCCGCCTGCAGTTGCAATCGCACCAAGATATCCTGTGGGACGGTTTCCGGCAAATGTGATGTCGATCGCTGCCTCCAGATATTCCGGAAGCCCCGAGATCGGTGCGTAGGCAATATAATCCTCCACGGGCAGGGAGCGGAAGACGCGCTCGACCGTGGGGAGATGGGCGAGTTTTCCGGCATCGTCCATCACCGCGCCAATGGTTGCGTTCACAACGCATTCCTCGCCGTGTTCGGCGACTGCGGCGCGGCATGCCGCAGCAGCACCGAAAATTGCGTCCTTCAGTCTCCTTGATGCTGCGTGTGATGCCGCCATCTGAATAGCCATGTGTATACGCTCTCCTTTTCGTTTTGAAAGCACGGATCGAGTGAAACCCTCCGACAGAGCGACAGGGGTTCAATAATCCGTGCTTTCCCTAAAATGCACTATGATGATAGCGCGTTGTTCTGTTTATGTCCACAGGATATATAGGTGTATACAAGTATTCTTATGAGTTCGGGAAGAACTCATCGTGAATGCGGTTGACTGCGTCCTTCACACTGCCGCCCTTGATGAGACAGGAGATGCTGATCTCCGACGTACTGATGATCTCAATATTGATTTCGGCGTTTGAGAGTGCGCCGAACATACGCGAGGCGATTCCGGGGCTGCCGAGCATTCCCGCACCGACAATCGAGATCTTTGCGACATCGTTGTCGATGGCGACAGCGGAGGCCTTGATTTCTGCAGAGATGCCCTCGACGACCTGTTTTGCTTCCTCCGCATCGATGGTAGCGACGGTAAAGACCATATCGGTCATATTGGATTCGGCACTGCGAATGCTCTGCACGATCATATCCACGTCAATGTTGGCATCTGCAAGTGCGGAGAAGATCTTGTGTGCAACCCCGGGGACGTTGGAGACACCGAGAACGGTGATCTTGGAGACGTGTTCGTCATGGGTAACGCCGCGAATGATAAAGGATTTTTCTTCCACTGTGTATTCCTCCCTAATGATAGTTCCCGGTTCTGACGTGAAGGTTGAACGGACGTGAATGGGGATACCATAGAGTTGTCCCATCTCCACGGAGCGTAGCTGCATGACACCTGCACCAAGACGCGCCATCTCAAGCATTTCGTTGTAGGTAATTTCACGCATACGACGTGCACCCTTTGCAATGCGCGGATCTGCAGAATAGATCCCGTCGACATCTGTGAAGATCTCGCAAGTATCCGCACCGATTGCGCCCGCTATCGCGACAGCGGACGTGTCTGAGC encodes:
- a CDS encoding pyridoxal phosphate-dependent aminotransferase, with amino-acid sequence MAIQMAASHAASRRLKDAIFGAAAACRAAVAEHGEECVVNATIGAVMDDAGKLAHLPTVERVFRSLPVEDYIAYAPISGLPEYLEAAIDITFAGNRPTGYLGAIATAGGTGALRTAVDNYVEKGDQVLTSDWFWGTYNVICQELGSSVTNFQLFDEANNFNHTAFAASVDALLKKQESLLIILNTPAHNPTGYSLSSEDWDHVLDCVKKHAAAGKKIHLLVDIAYIDFAGEKHEARAFMQKFSNLPENILTLFSFSMSKAYTFYGQRCGALIALSSSKAVIDEFGEISKYAARATWSNINRGAMTLLTRIQQDKTAYASYEAERDALYHLVQERGDIFMQEAAQCGLPALPYKGGFFLAIPAADPQAVCNLLHEDLIFAVPLKMGVRIAACSVPKKKMCGIAEKVKYAMDKMP
- a CDS encoding DUF445 domain-containing protein, translated to MTRTWNKADTALLTSFVFFLFALGLHLWFSAVLWAEGLLMVSEAALVGGVADWFAVTALFRKPLGFPYHTAILPRRRDNFIHAITIMVQKEFFSRRKIFRHIEKIHLIPMLQEFLHKKKTEEQLTGTVLHFVRAAFFRKNNKKVISYLSVRFKNLLLREDPSELMNRFAALSRTNAWAQQMLSRISLLLAREVSTEETRQSIREVLAELEREKIGVGFLSRLLEVTNTVNLDEGADLIQRHTCNILEEFGRDGSPLQENAIALIHDCLLELQQDNELLQLVRELQERLSRELPIDETLTRLFHGMRKHFQMDLKREVDPIEEHMPEFYMHLRSILHVEYQHMLYLVETHPELQKIIAKVLYDLLARSALHAQTLVGVIVGNVLSRLTDDELNHLIYDKVEQDLLWIRVNGSLVGGCIGLLLFISMNLLA
- a CDS encoding aspartate kinase, producing the protein MALIVKKFGGSSVATPEKIKNVAKRILSEKAPDDRIVMVVSAMGDTTDDLIALAGEVVESPYHYAREMDMLMTTGEQVSIALLAMAFRSLGQPAISLTGAMAGMRTDSAHTKGRILGLEPKRVHEELDKGNIVVIAGFQGTDAEGNPVTLGRGGSDTSAVAIAGAIGADTCEIFTDVDGIYSADPRIAKGARRMREITYNEMLEMARLGAGVMQLRSVEMGQLYGIPIHVRSTFTSEPGTIIREEYTVEEKSFIIRGVTHDEHVSKITVLGVSNVPGVAHKIFSALADANIDVDMIVQSIRSAESNMTDMVFTVATIDAEEAKQVVEGISAEIKASAVAIDNDVAKISIVGAGMLGSPGIASRMFGALSNAEINIEIISTSEISISCLIKGGSVKDAVNRIHDEFFPNS
- the rpsI gene encoding 30S ribosomal protein S9, yielding MAQVTYYGTGRRKTSVARVRLVPGDGKVTINGREMAEYFGLKTLELIVRQPLNLTETVDKYDVIANVSGGGASGQAGAIRHGITRALIEMDAELRPALKKAGFVTRDPREKERRKYGLKKARKASQFSKR
- the rplM gene encoding 50S ribosomal protein L13 — its product is MAKAADIERKWYVVDAENQTVGRLAAEIAKVLRGKNKPIYTPHVDTGDYVIVINAEKVKFTGKKLTDKTYFRHSGYQGGTTFTTAGQMLDRFPTRVIEHAVKGMLPKNSLGAQIFRKLNVYVGPEHPHAAQKPESLAFDIR
- a CDS encoding RrF2 family transcriptional regulator, which produces MKISAKGRYGIAAMVYLARNYETSSPITIISISDHLGISKIYLEQVFSLLKRSKLVNSIKGSQGGYQLSRQPRQITAYDILSSIEISLIEKTGAASEKMEPLNHILSRTVFDVLDKSIYETLNGISLEDLLTALNREESNENLMYFI